One window of the Zea mays cultivar B73 chromosome 3, Zm-B73-REFERENCE-NAM-5.0, whole genome shotgun sequence genome contains the following:
- the LOC103651236 gene encoding uncharacterized protein, translated as MHLREAMEDSVSGAGAGAGRKKLKHRLAAMLSVFSRRAGGGSRKRRDGEDEAKPPPPLAFPSYSSLGSGKKPGGGGGVADRRLSLSAPLVHITIDCAGRRSVDAADPSLLLSLDAAGRRADRRSTAAGPGLLPHESGGEWEGRKCPPSSPSVARLPPLPPLARWKQGRGSSRRPSSRRLASSSSSDDEYDEDSRNLFSSRSLSSDSSDFYSCPRRNASASRGRASVSGPCRALALAPAPAPPRRGASQSCRYSFELPRGSSATDGGFAVVKRSADPYEDFRKSMQEMIAEWPAGGAGGGGDDEGEHSAERLLETYLVLNSPRHYPAILAAFADVRETLFP; from the coding sequence ATGCACCTCCGCGAGGCCATGGAGGACTCCGTGTCgggcgctggcgctggcgccggGCGTAAGAAGCTGAAGCACCGGCTCGCGGCGATGCTCTCGGTGTTCTCCCGGCGCGCGGGGGGCGGCAGCAGGAAGCGCCGCGACGGCGAGGACGAGgcgaagccgccgccgccgctggcaTTCCCGTCGTACTCCAGCCTCGGCAGCGGCAAGAAGCCCGGAGGTGGTGGTGGGGTCGCCGACCGCCGCCTGTCCCTGTCCGCGCCGCTGGTTCACATCACCATCGACTGCGCGGGCCGCCGCTCCGTCGACGCGGCGGACCCgtccctcctcctctccctcgacGCCGCCGGCAGGAGGGCGGACCGGCGGTCCACGGCCGCGGGGCCCGGGCTGTTGCCGCACGAGTCCGGCGGCGAGTGGGAGGGCCGCAAGTGCCCGCCGTCCTCGCCGTCCGTGGCGCgcctgccgccgctgccgccgctgGCGAGGTGGAAGCAGGGGCGGGGCTCCTCGCGCCGGCCGTCGTCGCGCCGCCTGGCCAGCAGCTCGTCGTCCGACGACGAGTACGACGAGGACTCGAGGAACCTCTTCTCGTCGCGGAGCTTGTCGTCCGACTCGTCCGACTTCTACAGCTGCCCGCGCCGGAACGCCAGCGCCAGCAGGGGGCGCGCGTCCGTCTCGGGCCCGTGCCGcgcgctggcgctggcgccggcgccggcgcccccgCGCCGCGGCGCGTCGCAGAGCTGCCGGTACAGCTTCGAGCTCCCGCGCGGCTCGTCGGCGACGGACGGCGGGTTCGCGGTGGTCAAGCGGTCGGCCGACCCGTACGAGGACTTCCGCAAGTCCATGCAGGAGATGATCGCAGAGTGGCCCGCTGGCGGGGCCGgaggcggcggcgacgacgaagGCGAGCACAGCGCGGAGCGGCTGCTGGAGACGTACCTCGTGCTCAACTCGCCGCGGCACTACCCGGCGATCCTCGCGGCTTTCGCCGACGTGCGGGAGACGCTCTTTCCGTGA
- the LOC100272283 gene encoding GTP-binding protein At2g22870 isoform X1, translating into MLLHHRLLPRLLLVPSTHTSTLLCPSRLPRRLSLSPRFYALPHLAAPQTVDHSDDEGAPQGEGQIKLPLDHLFVPPGATMDAGDQEAVSARVLKGSNIVLGPYARGDAQVVNADFVKSSVRPDDCPRDGLPEFALVGRSNVGKSSLLNSLVRRKRLALTSKKPGKTQCINHFKVNDSWYLVDLPGYGYASAPQEARTNWDEFTRNYFLSRENLVSVFLLIDASIPAKKIDLDYASWLGQNKVPMTLVFTKCDKRKKKKNGGRKPEENVETFQGLIREYFEAAPPWIMTSSVTNQGRDEILLHMSQLRNYWLKH; encoded by the exons ATGCTTCTCCACCACCGCCTCCTCCCTCGCCTACTTCTTGTTCCTTCCACACATACCTCCACACTCCTCTGCCCCTCCCGTTTGCCGCGCCGCCTCTCCCTCTCGCCACGCTTCTACGCGCTGCCCCACCTCGCGGCACCCCAGACCGTCGACCACTCCGACGATGAGGGGGCACCCCAGGGGGAGGGGCAGATCAAGCTCCCGCTCGACCATCTCTTCGTGCCGCCCGGGGCAACAATGGATGCGGGGGACCAGGAGGCCGTGAGCGCACGGGTGCTTAAGGGCTCCAACATCGTGCTGGGCCCATACGCGCGCGGCGACGCACAGGTGGTCAACGCAGATTTTGTAAAGAGCAGCGTGCGTCCCGATGACTGCCCTCGGGACGGCCTTCCGGAGTTTGCACTCGTTGGCCGGTCCAACGTCGGCAAATCGTCGCTGCTCAACTCGCTTGTCCGCCGCAAGCGCCTTGCCCTTACCTCCAAGAAGCCTG GGAAGACCCAATGTATCAATCATTTCAAAGTAAATGACAGCTGGTATCTTGTTGACTTGCCTGGTTATGG ATATGCTTCTGCACCACAGGAAGCTCGTACCAATTGGGATGAATTTACTAGAAATTACTTTCTCAGTCGGGAGAATTTGGTATCTGTTTTTCTTCTTATAGATGCAAGTATACCTGCCAAGAAGATTGATCTTGACTATGCTAGTTGGCTTGGCCAAAACAAG GTTCCCATGACCCTTGTGTTCACAAAATGTGACAagcgcaagaagaagaagaacggcGGCAGGAAACCTGAAGAAAACGTGGAAACTTTCCAGGGCCTAATCCGCGAATACTTCGAGGCCGCGCCTCCTTGGATCATGACGAGCAGCGTGACCAACCAGGGCCGCGACGAGATACTCCTGCACATGTCTCAGCTTAGGAATTATTGGCTCAAGCATTGA
- the LOC100272283 gene encoding GTP-binding protein At2g22870, with protein sequence MLLHHRLLPRLLLVPSTHTSTLLCPSRLPRRLSLSPRFYALPHLAAPQTVDHSDDEGAPQGEGQIKLPLDHLFVPPGATMDAGDQEAVSARVLKGSNIVLGPYARGDAQVVNADFVKSSVRPDDCPRDGLPEFALVGRSNVGKSSLLNSLVRRKRLALTSKKPGKTQCINHFKVNDSWYLVDLPGYGPARPFLGEIEGESRALLLQILLEWIWQQSPTHGLSKKLVRIYASAPQEARTNWDEFTRNYFLSRENLVSVFLLIDASIPAKKIDLDYASWLGQNKVPMTLVFTKCDKRKKKKNGGRKPEENVETFQGLIREYFEAAPPWIMTSSVTNQGRDEILLHMSQLRNYWLKH encoded by the exons ATGCTTCTCCACCACCGCCTCCTCCCTCGCCTACTTCTTGTTCCTTCCACACATACCTCCACACTCCTCTGCCCCTCCCGTTTGCCGCGCCGCCTCTCCCTCTCGCCACGCTTCTACGCGCTGCCCCACCTCGCGGCACCCCAGACCGTCGACCACTCCGACGATGAGGGGGCACCCCAGGGGGAGGGGCAGATCAAGCTCCCGCTCGACCATCTCTTCGTGCCGCCCGGGGCAACAATGGATGCGGGGGACCAGGAGGCCGTGAGCGCACGGGTGCTTAAGGGCTCCAACATCGTGCTGGGCCCATACGCGCGCGGCGACGCACAGGTGGTCAACGCAGATTTTGTAAAGAGCAGCGTGCGTCCCGATGACTGCCCTCGGGACGGCCTTCCGGAGTTTGCACTCGTTGGCCGGTCCAACGTCGGCAAATCGTCGCTGCTCAACTCGCTTGTCCGCCGCAAGCGCCTTGCCCTTACCTCCAAGAAGCCTG GGAAGACCCAATGTATCAATCATTTCAAAGTAAATGACAGCTGGTATCTTGTTGACTTGCCTGGTTATGG TCCTGCCCGTCCATTTCTTGGAGAAATAGAGGGGGAGAGCAGAGCGTTGCTACTGCAAATATTACTGGAATGGATCTGGCAACAAAGTCCAACACATGGTCTGTCCAAGAAACTAGTAAGAAT ATATGCTTCTGCACCACAGGAAGCTCGTACCAATTGGGATGAATTTACTAGAAATTACTTTCTCAGTCGGGAGAATTTGGTATCTGTTTTTCTTCTTATAGATGCAAGTATACCTGCCAAGAAGATTGATCTTGACTATGCTAGTTGGCTTGGCCAAAACAAG GTTCCCATGACCCTTGTGTTCACAAAATGTGACAagcgcaagaagaagaagaacggcGGCAGGAAACCTGAAGAAAACGTGGAAACTTTCCAGGGCCTAATCCGCGAATACTTCGAGGCCGCGCCTCCTTGGATCATGACGAGCAGCGTGACCAACCAGGGCCGCGACGAGATACTCCTGCACATGTCTCAGCTTAGGAATTATTGGCTCAAGCATTGA